From a region of the Apibacter sp. B3706 genome:
- the recO gene encoding DNA repair protein RecO, translated as MIETTKAIVLSFLKYGDSSLIVKCYTENFGYKSFILKNSFSKKNRKSHFIFLFNEIEVTFYSKKNHSLELIKEIHQAHIFNTIHTNIIKSSIITFIGEMVNQTLKNEEAQDTSLYNFIKSSLINLDTKDSYFSDFHLYFLLHFSKYIGFYPLENDSEFPYFNIKEGIFSLKADTVSREENAHLWKQLLSYDFNSLKNCFTNSERKQMLSEIITYFEMHLSNFKKPISLDILKLIFD; from the coding sequence ATGATTGAAACTACTAAAGCTATCGTATTGTCTTTTTTAAAATATGGAGATTCTTCCCTTATTGTAAAATGCTATACCGAAAATTTTGGTTATAAAAGTTTTATTTTAAAAAATTCTTTTTCTAAAAAAAATAGAAAAAGCCATTTTATCTTTTTATTTAATGAAATTGAAGTTACTTTTTATTCTAAAAAAAACCATTCTTTAGAATTGATTAAAGAAATTCATCAAGCTCATATTTTCAATACTATTCATACAAATATTATCAAGTCTTCGATAATAACGTTTATTGGAGAAATGGTGAACCAAACGCTAAAAAACGAGGAAGCACAGGACACATCTTTATATAATTTTATTAAAAGCAGTTTAATTAATTTAGATACAAAAGACAGTTACTTTTCTGATTTCCATCTTTATTTTTTACTGCATTTTTCGAAATATATTGGGTTTTATCCCTTAGAAAATGATTCAGAATTTCCTTATTTTAATATTAAAGAGGGTATTTTTTCTTTAAAAGCTGATACTGTTTCAAGGGAAGAAAATGCTCATTTATGGAAGCAATTACTTTCTTATGATTTTAACTCTTTAAAAAATTGCTTTACTAATTCAGAGCGTAAACAGATGCTTTCAGAAATAATAACTTATTTTGAAATGCATTTGTCTAATTTTAAAAAACCTATTTCTTTAGATATTTTAAAATTAATTTTTGATTAA
- the mnmA gene encoding tRNA 2-thiouridine(34) synthase MnmA: MKVVVGLSGGVDSSVAAYLLQQQGHDVIGLFMKNWNDSEFTLEDECPWVEDSNDALLIAQKLNIPYQVIDLSEIYKERIVDYMFHEYESGRTPNPDVLCNREIKFDIFLKTALSLGADKVATGHYARVQSLNNEGQTIYQLLAGIDSNKDQSYFLCQLNQYQLSKTLFPIGNLTKPEVRKIASEIGLVTANKKDSQGLCFIGKIRLPDFLQQKLKPKKGKLVEIFSDNPIYKKEEQSFSTKKEELIYLSTPFQYTIEDGKVIGEHSGAHYYTIGQRKGLGIGGHIEPCFVLDTDVQNNTIYVGEGKNHPGLFRKALFIDQKEVHWVRDDLQMKIGETMRVRVRIRYRQSLQEAVLYQFEEGIFIEFENLQSAITRGQFAAWYVEDELIGSGVIS; the protein is encoded by the coding sequence ATGAAAGTAGTAGTAGGTTTATCGGGAGGAGTAGATTCAAGTGTTGCAGCATATTTATTGCAACAACAAGGTCATGATGTTATAGGTCTATTCATGAAGAATTGGAACGATTCTGAATTTACACTGGAAGATGAATGTCCATGGGTAGAAGATAGCAATGATGCATTGCTAATAGCTCAAAAACTTAATATTCCCTATCAAGTCATAGACCTTTCTGAAATATATAAAGAAAGAATTGTTGATTACATGTTTCATGAATACGAATCAGGACGTACCCCTAATCCGGATGTATTATGCAACAGAGAAATCAAGTTTGATATATTTCTTAAAACGGCTTTATCTTTAGGAGCAGATAAAGTAGCAACCGGTCATTATGCCCGTGTTCAATCATTGAATAACGAAGGCCAAACAATTTATCAGCTTTTAGCAGGTATAGATTCCAACAAAGACCAATCCTATTTTTTATGTCAACTTAATCAATACCAACTTTCCAAAACCTTATTTCCTATAGGAAATTTAACCAAGCCGGAAGTAAGGAAAATTGCAAGTGAAATTGGTTTAGTTACTGCAAATAAAAAGGATTCTCAAGGATTATGCTTTATTGGGAAAATAAGATTACCTGACTTTTTACAACAAAAATTAAAACCTAAAAAAGGAAAGTTGGTTGAAATTTTTTCAGATAATCCTATATATAAAAAAGAAGAACAATCATTTTCAACTAAAAAAGAAGAATTGATTTATTTGTCAACTCCTTTTCAATATACTATAGAGGATGGCAAAGTGATCGGTGAACATTCAGGAGCGCATTATTATACCATCGGTCAAAGAAAAGGTTTAGGAATAGGAGGGCATATCGAGCCATGCTTTGTATTAGATACCGATGTACAAAACAATACAATCTATGTAGGTGAAGGTAAAAATCATCCCGGATTATTTAGAAAAGCTCTATTTATAGATCAAAAAGAAGTGCATTGGGTTAGAGATGACCTACAAATGAAGATAGGAGAAACGATGAGAGTTCGAGTCAGGATAAGGTATAGACAATCTTTGCAAGAGGCAGTTTTGTATCAATTTGAAGAAGGAATTTTCATTGAATTTGAAAATTTGCAATCAGCAATTACCCGAGGGCAATTTGCGGCTTGGTATGTTGAAGATGAATTAATCGGAAGCGGAGTAATCTCTTGA
- the yajC gene encoding preprotein translocase subunit YajC — MLTIILQAKGGFMEQAGAFLPLVLLFVVFYFFFIRPQTKRQKQEKNFQDNIAKGTRIVTTSGIHGKVAEIMDDGLIIETMAGKIKIEKSAISRELSIARYPENAPAKK; from the coding sequence ATGTTAACAATAATTTTACAAGCAAAAGGAGGTTTTATGGAACAAGCAGGAGCATTCCTTCCCCTAGTCCTTCTATTTGTGGTGTTTTACTTCTTTTTTATTAGGCCGCAAACAAAAAGACAAAAACAAGAAAAGAATTTTCAAGATAATATAGCTAAAGGAACAAGAATAGTTACCACTTCCGGTATTCATGGAAAAGTTGCGGAAATAATGGATGATGGACTTATTATTGAAACTATGGCGGGAAAAATAAAAATCGAAAAATCAGCAATTTCCAGAGAATTGTCTATAGCGAGATATCCGGAAAATGCACCTGCAAAGAAATAA
- a CDS encoding DUF1573 domain-containing protein: MKKSAVIFLLIGMLFTIGCKKDNSSQKQIKSTVQDNTNTKNTHGVSKITEESIIKFNEDTYDFKDIKRGQEVSHVFKFTNVGKRPLLISEVRPSCGCTTPKYTKEPVYPGKKGEITVTFDSSNFEGEVLKTIAVSGNFETKVIKFQAKVN, from the coding sequence ATGAAAAAGTCAGCAGTAATATTTTTATTAATAGGTATGTTATTCACCATCGGTTGCAAAAAAGATAATTCTTCTCAAAAGCAAATCAAAAGTACCGTACAGGATAATACGAATACTAAAAATACTCATGGGGTATCCAAAATAACCGAAGAATCTATTATAAAATTTAATGAAGATACGTATGATTTTAAGGATATAAAAAGAGGGCAAGAAGTTTCCCATGTTTTTAAATTTACCAATGTTGGAAAACGTCCTTTATTAATTTCAGAAGTACGTCCTTCCTGTGGGTGTACCACTCCAAAATATACTAAAGAACCCGTATATCCGGGCAAGAAAGGTGAAATTACAGTTACTTTTGATTCTTCAAATTTTGAAGGAGAAGTACTTAAAACAATAGCTGTTTCAGGAAATTTTGAAACTAAAGTAATTAAATTTCAAGCAAAAGTTAATTAA
- the nusB gene encoding transcription antitermination factor NusB, whose amino-acid sequence MLGRRQIREKILQVLYAYNISGNELEYVENRMFQSIDEIYDLYIYQLNLLLAVRDYALEVIERKKQKRFATDEEKNPNLKFVNNKIFELLEKNKARKEYSDKHLELSWHLNNNYPAIIFKKFQTSRSYLEYMQSKETDFESEKKVLLKLFLKHIADNDIMYEWFEELKLSWADDVHIANNMTLKTIKSIEEGAPFDTLIQVLKSDEGILFAKNLFRTTVKHYPESLKLIEKRSNNWELDRIAEIDKIILAMGFTELNYFPQVPAKVVINECIELAKVYSSAKSNVFINGILDRYARDMNKV is encoded by the coding sequence GTGTTAGGAAGAAGGCAAATTAGAGAAAAAATTCTACAGGTTCTGTATGCGTATAATATAAGTGGGAATGAGTTAGAATATGTTGAAAATAGAATGTTCCAGTCTATAGATGAGATATATGATTTATATATATATCAACTAAATCTTCTATTGGCTGTGAGAGATTATGCTCTTGAAGTAATAGAAAGGAAAAAGCAAAAACGTTTTGCCACAGATGAGGAAAAAAATCCTAATCTTAAGTTTGTTAATAATAAGATATTTGAGCTGTTAGAGAAAAACAAAGCTAGAAAAGAGTATTCGGACAAACATTTAGAATTATCGTGGCATTTAAATAATAATTATCCGGCAATTATCTTTAAAAAATTTCAAACATCGCGAAGTTATTTAGAGTATATGCAAAGTAAAGAAACAGATTTTGAGTCGGAAAAAAAAGTATTGCTTAAACTGTTTTTAAAGCATATAGCAGATAATGACATCATGTATGAATGGTTTGAGGAATTAAAACTTTCTTGGGCAGATGATGTTCATATTGCCAATAATATGACCCTGAAGACTATCAAGTCTATTGAGGAAGGAGCACCCTTTGATACATTAATTCAAGTTTTAAAATCGGATGAGGGTATTTTATTTGCAAAAAATTTATTCAGGACCACGGTTAAACACTATCCGGAAAGTTTAAAATTAATTGAAAAAAGATCAAATAACTGGGAGTTGGATAGAATTGCGGAAATAGATAAAATCATATTGGCAATGGGATTTACAGAACTTAATTATTTCCCTCAAGTTCCGGCTAAAGTTGTTATTAATGAATGTATTGAATTAGCAAAAGTTTATTCTAGCGCTAAAAGTAATGTATTTATTAATGGTATTTTAGACAGATATGCTAGAGATATGAATAAAGTTTAA
- the secG gene encoding preprotein translocase subunit SecG yields the protein MTAVYGILMIFIIIACVLLILVVLSQNPKGGGLSSTFGGSGTQMFGVQKTNDFMEKATWTLGGVIVVLSIFASVLIAKPTIYTSTPTQNSKQSSTPQQEQALPKTNVK from the coding sequence ATGACAGCAGTATATGGAATACTAATGATATTTATCATTATCGCATGCGTTTTGCTAATATTAGTTGTTTTGTCGCAAAATCCAAAAGGAGGAGGTTTAAGTTCAACTTTCGGAGGTAGTGGAACACAAATGTTCGGTGTTCAGAAAACAAATGATTTTATGGAGAAGGCAACTTGGACCTTAGGAGGAGTAATAGTAGTATTGTCAATTTTTGCATCGGTATTGATTGCAAAGCCAACTATATATACATCAACTCCAACCCAAAACTCAAAACAGTCTTCAACCCCTCAACAAGAACAGGCTTTGCCTAAAACTAACGTTAAGTAA
- a CDS encoding LptE family protein: protein MILKNKIILLLIGIFFISLSGCYSFTGASLDPDIKTIEIKSFPNYSAYQSPNLSVDFTTALQSRFNQRTKLVETNIDPDIILEGEITNFSTSPVNIQSNSDEATQNRLTISVSVRYENKKQPEKSFEKTFSDYEDYSSKELLINVQDDLAQKINQRIIDQIFLAIVADW, encoded by the coding sequence ATGATATTGAAGAATAAAATCATATTACTCTTAATAGGAATTTTTTTTATATCTTTGTCCGGATGTTATTCATTCACAGGGGCTTCTTTGGATCCCGATATAAAAACTATAGAAATAAAATCATTTCCTAATTATTCAGCTTATCAAAGCCCGAATTTAAGTGTAGATTTTACTACCGCCTTACAAAGTAGATTTAATCAAAGAACGAAGCTTGTAGAGACTAATATAGATCCGGATATCATTTTAGAAGGTGAAATAACAAATTTTTCAACCAGTCCGGTAAATATACAAAGTAATTCCGACGAAGCAACGCAAAACAGATTGACGATAAGCGTTTCTGTTAGATACGAAAATAAAAAGCAGCCGGAAAAGAGTTTCGAAAAAACTTTTTCCGATTATGAAGATTATTCTAGCAAAGAATTATTGATTAACGTTCAAGATGATCTTGCCCAGAAAATCAATCAAAGAATTATTGATCAAATATTTTTAGCGATAGTAGCCGATTGGTAA
- a CDS encoding sigma-54 interaction domain-containing protein, with amino-acid sequence MDSLQAIKQRFGIIGNNLALNRALEKATQVAPTDISVLVIGESGVGKEFIPKIIHNLSPRKHKQYIAVNCGAIPEGTIDSELFGHEKGAFTGADKVRKGYFEVADGGTIFLDEVGELPLQTQVRLLRVLESGEFMKVGSSTIQKTNIRIVAATNVNLLEAIKKGRFREDLYYRLNTVQIDIPALRERKDDIPLLFRKFAVDFSEKYRMPSVSLSEEAMSYIQNYYWPGNIRQLRNFTEQITVVETNRNLSIDKVKEYLKDIPQTTSLVNFSKQNENHSDFSSEREILYKFLFDMKKDLNDLKALTLELIKNKGDLMLNSNDQDLFQRVYKDYDIPKSGDSLVYYDEKPVIPTVPSSVNDYHEILDDYEYEDVSNNSESLSLQRKEEELIKKALEKYNGKRKLAAKELGISERTLYRKIKQYDIEE; translated from the coding sequence ATGGATTCATTACAGGCAATAAAACAAAGATTCGGAATAATTGGAAATAACCTTGCACTTAACAGGGCTTTAGAAAAAGCTACGCAAGTAGCACCTACAGATATTTCTGTTTTGGTAATTGGAGAAAGTGGGGTAGGAAAAGAGTTTATTCCTAAAATAATTCATAATCTTTCACCAAGAAAACATAAACAATATATTGCTGTTAATTGTGGAGCAATTCCTGAAGGGACCATAGATTCAGAACTTTTTGGTCACGAAAAAGGAGCTTTTACGGGAGCAGATAAAGTTCGTAAAGGATATTTTGAAGTAGCAGATGGAGGAACCATTTTTTTAGATGAAGTAGGAGAATTGCCTTTGCAAACGCAAGTTCGTTTATTAAGAGTGTTGGAAAGTGGTGAATTTATGAAAGTCGGATCATCTACTATTCAAAAAACAAATATAAGAATTGTAGCTGCGACTAATGTTAATTTATTAGAAGCAATTAAAAAAGGCAGATTCAGAGAAGATTTATATTACAGGTTAAATACAGTACAAATTGATATACCTGCTTTAAGGGAAAGGAAGGATGATATTCCTTTACTCTTCAGAAAATTTGCAGTTGACTTTTCAGAAAAATATAGAATGCCTTCAGTGAGTTTATCGGAAGAAGCCATGTCCTATATTCAAAATTATTATTGGCCGGGAAATATCCGTCAATTAAGAAATTTTACCGAACAAATTACGGTGGTGGAAACCAACAGAAATTTGTCTATAGATAAGGTAAAAGAATATTTAAAAGATATTCCACAAACCACGTCTTTAGTAAACTTTTCAAAGCAAAATGAAAATCATTCCGATTTTTCCAGTGAAAGGGAAATATTATATAAGTTTTTATTTGATATGAAAAAAGATCTCAACGATTTGAAAGCGTTGACTTTAGAACTCATTAAAAATAAAGGCGATTTGATGCTAAACTCAAATGATCAGGATCTTTTCCAACGAGTATATAAAGATTATGATATTCCTAAATCGGGAGATTCTCTTGTTTACTATGATGAAAAACCCGTCATACCGACTGTTCCTTCATCAGTTAATGATTATCACGAAATTTTGGATGACTACGAATATGAAGATGTGTCCAACAATTCGGAATCTTTATCTTTACAAAGAAAGGAAGAGGAACTTATTAAAAAAGCTTTAGAAAAGTATAATGGAAAACGTAAATTAGCAGCAAAAGAGTTGGGAATTTCGGAAAGAACATTATATAGAAAAATAAAACAATATGATATTGAAGAATAA
- the miaB gene encoding tRNA (N6-isopentenyl adenosine(37)-C2)-methylthiotransferase MiaB, protein MEKEIIEGRQGEILIQESSIKNNKKMFLESYGCQMNFSDSEIVASILSNEGYNTTSQLEEADLVLLNTCSIREKAEQTVRKRLSQFNAIKRKKPDLVIGVLGCMAERLKTKFLEEEHLVDLVVGPDAYRDLPNLLKNTDDGRNAINVLLSKEETYADISPIRLGGNGVTAFVSITRGCDNMCTFCVVPFTRGRERSRDPHSILKECKELRENGYKEITLLGQNIDSYLWYGGGPKKDFLKASELQRATAINFAQLLNMVAEACPEIRIRFSTSNPQDMHEEVLHVMAKHDNICKYIHLPVQSGSTTVLQRMNRQHTREEYINLVDKIREIVPDCAISHDIIAGFCGETEEEHLETLSLMKYAKYDFGYMFAYSERPGTLAHKKMKDDVPAEIKSRRLKEIINLQQELSLERMKTYTNKVHEVLIEGTSKKSKDQWYGRISQNAVVVFTKTDQTKVGDFVNVLVNDCTSATLIGEIA, encoded by the coding sequence ATGGAAAAAGAAATTATAGAAGGAAGACAAGGAGAAATCTTAATACAAGAAAGTTCTATTAAAAACAACAAAAAAATGTTTTTAGAAAGCTATGGTTGTCAAATGAATTTTTCCGATAGTGAAATAGTTGCTTCAATACTTAGTAACGAAGGATATAATACCACCTCTCAACTGGAAGAAGCAGATTTAGTTCTTCTCAACACTTGCTCTATTCGTGAAAAAGCGGAGCAAACGGTTAGAAAAAGACTTTCTCAATTTAATGCAATAAAAAGAAAAAAGCCGGATCTGGTTATAGGCGTTCTCGGCTGCATGGCAGAAAGATTAAAAACAAAGTTTTTGGAAGAAGAGCATTTGGTTGATCTAGTGGTAGGTCCCGATGCATACAGAGATCTTCCGAACTTATTGAAAAATACGGATGATGGAAGAAATGCCATTAATGTACTTTTATCAAAAGAAGAGACCTATGCAGATATAAGTCCGATACGCTTAGGCGGAAATGGAGTTACAGCTTTTGTGTCCATAACCCGAGGATGTGATAATATGTGTACATTCTGTGTGGTTCCTTTTACAAGAGGAAGAGAACGCAGTAGAGATCCACATTCAATTCTTAAAGAATGTAAAGAGTTGAGAGAAAACGGATATAAAGAAATTACACTTTTAGGACAAAATATAGATAGTTACTTATGGTATGGAGGAGGTCCTAAAAAAGATTTCTTAAAAGCTAGTGAATTGCAAAGGGCAACAGCGATAAATTTTGCACAATTATTGAACATGGTAGCTGAAGCTTGTCCTGAAATTAGAATACGATTTTCAACGTCTAATCCGCAAGACATGCATGAAGAAGTATTGCACGTAATGGCTAAACATGATAACATTTGCAAATACATCCATTTACCTGTTCAAAGTGGGAGCACTACAGTTTTGCAGCGAATGAATCGTCAACATACACGTGAAGAATATATTAATTTGGTGGATAAAATAAGGGAAATCGTACCTGACTGCGCGATTTCACATGATATCATAGCAGGTTTTTGTGGGGAAACGGAAGAAGAGCATCTAGAAACCTTATCTCTAATGAAATATGCAAAATACGATTTCGGATACATGTTTGCTTATTCAGAACGTCCCGGTACGTTAGCTCATAAAAAAATGAAAGACGATGTGCCTGCGGAAATAAAGTCAAGAAGACTTAAAGAAATTATAAATCTTCAACAAGAACTTTCATTAGAAAGAATGAAAACGTATACTAACAAAGTACACGAAGTTTTGATAGAGGGAACCAGTAAAAAAAGTAAAGATCAATGGTACGGAAGGATTTCTCAAAATGCAGTGGTGGTTTTTACTAAAACAGATCAAACAAAAGTTGGAGATTTTGTTAATGTATTGGTAAATGATTGCACTTCAGCTACCTTGATAGGAGAGATCGCGTAA
- a CDS encoding SLC13 family permease, with amino-acid sequence MDFDFHRINKDFKKINTNIRVYSDLLIEKSLDVWNIKTKVGLFFFSLGIALLGTYFLSPQEFTKAQEYTLFILMFSIFLWVTEAIPPFAVGILITGFLIYTMGNIEGSTIDPKTISNTWSDSVIWIFLGGFFLSESMRKTGIDISLFRGTISIFGSKPSHMLLGIMLTTSCLSLIISNTATSAMILAAVMPFLDREGKDSPMTKAILISIPASATFAGMGSLISSPPNLIVVDVLKSKGIEVSFFDWMILGLPVAIVLLLFFWILLKQKYTSKVEKINLNFLEELAPIPKKIRLQRFFVILILFITVFFWMMGSKLKIPSAATSGIPIVFLPMLGIITAEDIRKLPWDTLMLVAGGLSLGIAIKELLAPYYSELLGDASFNEYLMMMIFAIVTVIFSNIMSSTATATIVINIAAVVLPPEQILPIGLVIGLCASCGLFLPVSTPPNAIVYSTGMLKQSDFYFGGFYAAIVGTVVIMAWVLFLQNFTGYFEMVLTSR; translated from the coding sequence ATGGATTTTGATTTTCATAGAATTAATAAAGATTTTAAAAAGATTAATACGAATATTAGAGTCTATAGTGATCTTCTTATAGAAAAATCTTTAGATGTTTGGAATATAAAAACTAAAGTTGGTTTATTCTTTTTTTCATTAGGTATTGCTTTATTAGGTACTTATTTTCTTTCTCCTCAAGAATTTACTAAAGCTCAAGAATACACCCTGTTCATTCTGATGTTTTCAATATTTTTATGGGTTACAGAAGCAATCCCTCCCTTTGCCGTAGGGATACTGATCACAGGTTTTCTCATTTATACCATGGGGAATATAGAAGGATCAACAATTGATCCGAAAACTATTTCTAATACATGGTCTGATAGTGTTATATGGATTTTCTTGGGCGGTTTTTTTCTTAGTGAAAGTATGAGAAAAACAGGAATAGATATTTCTTTATTTAGGGGTACCATATCTATTTTTGGTAGTAAGCCCTCGCATATGTTGTTAGGAATTATGCTAACTACTTCCTGTTTATCATTAATTATATCCAATACGGCAACATCAGCCATGATTTTGGCAGCAGTTATGCCTTTTTTAGACAGAGAAGGTAAAGATTCGCCCATGACAAAAGCAATATTAATAAGTATACCGGCTTCGGCAACTTTTGCAGGAATGGGCAGCTTAATATCTTCTCCTCCAAATTTGATTGTGGTAGATGTTTTAAAATCCAAAGGCATTGAAGTTTCTTTTTTTGATTGGATGATCTTGGGTTTGCCCGTAGCTATAGTTTTGTTATTGTTTTTTTGGATTTTGCTTAAGCAAAAATATACTTCTAAAGTTGAAAAAATTAATTTAAATTTCTTAGAAGAATTAGCCCCAATTCCCAAAAAGATTAGATTACAAAGGTTTTTTGTGATACTAATTTTATTTATAACCGTTTTTTTTTGGATGATGGGTTCAAAATTGAAAATCCCAAGTGCAGCCACTTCAGGAATTCCCATTGTTTTCCTTCCTATGTTAGGGATTATAACGGCTGAAGATATAAGAAAGCTTCCGTGGGATACCTTAATGTTGGTCGCCGGTGGATTATCACTAGGGATTGCAATAAAGGAATTGCTGGCGCCCTATTATTCCGAATTATTGGGAGATGCATCGTTTAATGAATATTTAATGATGATGATTTTTGCTATAGTGACTGTGATTTTTTCTAACATAATGAGTAGTACGGCTACAGCAACCATCGTCATAAATATTGCTGCGGTGGTACTTCCTCCGGAACAAATACTGCCGATCGGTTTAGTAATTGGTCTTTGTGCTTCATGCGGATTATTCCTGCCCGTGTCAACACCTCCCAATGCAATAGTATACAGTACAGGAATGCTTAAACAATCAGACTTTTATTTTGGAGGTTTTTATGCCGCAATAGTAGGAACTGTAGTAATCATGGCTTGGGTGTTATTTTTGCAAAATTTTACGGGGTATTTTGAGATGGTCTTAACAAGCAGATAA